The Vicinamibacteria bacterium nucleotide sequence ATTCGCAGGTCCGAGCTGAACACCCGGCACGGCCCGTCTTGCAGCTGTGCCCGTAGCGCCGACGAGACCGCCACCGAAAGCTCGGCATGTGCGGGAGAGCCTCCTGCCATGGCGTAAATCTCGCCATCCAGGTACTCGTGCTTGACGTTGCTGGCCGCTTCGTGAGCGAGGTACTCGGAATACGTGTACTCGTGAAGAGTCGCCGAACGTGTCATCCATCTGATCATAGCCCAAAATGTGGGTAAGGCGTTTCGGGAGTTACAGCTCGAGTAGCGCCCATTCCTTCGTCAGGTTGGGAACGCTGCCCTGCACCCAGCCGCTCTCGGTTCCAACGACCACGTTGTCCGAGGGGTTGTAGCCGTAACCCCCTTCGGGGTTGAAGAGCCCCGGCTCCATGGAGAACGTCATGTTCTCCTCGAGGACGGTTGTATCGCCGAGAGCGATGTAAGGCTCCTGGTGTCCCTCCATGCCCTCTCCGTGCGCGACTCGCTGGTAGAGGTACTTCTGCATGCCGTTCGCGAGCTGGAATTCATGAACGGCCTTTGCGATGTCCTGACACGGTGTGCCCGCCTTCGACAGGGCGATCTGCATGCGGGAACCTTCCGCCATGACCTCCCAGACTTTTTCCCACTCGGCATTCCAGGGGGCGATCTGATAGGGGCAGTAGAGCTCTCCCCCACAGCCGCCAATCTTGACGACGCCCGAAACCTGCAACGAATCTCCCTTCTTGACCTTCTGGTGATGGAACTGGTTGGGGTGCGGGTACGCAGTCGCGACACCGGTCCGACAACCGATTCCGATGTCGATCCCCACGGCGGTATGGGGACGTCCATCCCGCTCGACGTCTCGCATGATGAGGTCGGTTCCGTACTCCATCGCCGCCATCCGGATCCGGAAGTCGGTCAAATCCGTGCCGTGCTCGAGAATGTAGTCGCGAGTCCAGGCGTGAATCTGGCTGAAGTAGTCGTAAGCTCGCTGGGAGAGCGAAAGCTCTTCCGGCGTCTTGACGCGCCGCATCTTGATACAGACATCGCTCGCATCGACGAAGGTTGCTTTGGGAAGAATCTCGGTCATGCGCTCCATCGTCGCGACCGTCGGAGGCTCGGAGAGGCCGATCTTCTTTTCCCCGAAACCTCGCCTCGCGAGTCCGTCGAGACGCCATTTCAGCAGATCGACCGGCTCGGTGGTCACGACCTTGCCCTGGTCGGGATAGCCGCCCTCGGCGTGAGGGAAGTCGTAATAGTAGTCGCCGTCCGTGTGCCACCAGCTTCGCACCAGCTCGAGATCGAGGCCCGGATAGAACCAGTGCACCGCGAGCTCGCCGGTGGGAATGAAGCATGCGAACGGTCGTTCGGTGGTGGTATGAAAGAGTCCGGTGTAATAGATGATGTTCCAGCGGTCGGTTATCAAGATGCCATCGAGGCCGAGCTCCCCCAGCCTTTCCTGCAAGCGCTTCACCGTCGCCTGGTGCCACTCGAGCGGCAAGCGATCGAAGGTCGCCGGACGTGGGTGCTCGGGCCGGCCCGCGAGCATGTCGGAGGAAGCGGCCGGGGCCGCCTGCGCCCCACTCGAGCCCGGTTCGGGACTCGACTGACAGGACGCGTTGAGCGCGGCGCCCGCGGCGACGGCTCCCGAAGCCTTCAGGAAATCTCTCCGTGTCGTCATGACTCCTCCTCGTGCGATCGAAATCGTGGAGAGCAGGCGCCGAGTGTAACACGCTGAGAAGCGATAGCCATTCCTGTAGGATAAGATGCGCCATTTGGCACACTCATTACGATGCGTTTCTTGGAATCGACGGTCGACTTACTACGGTCGACTTACTTATGGTCGACTTATCCCTATCCCACTTCCACTTTTCCATGTCGAAAAGGAACAGAAGCTTGCGACCGCTCACGTTCGGTTTCATTGCCGTCTCGACCTTGTCGCTAGAGGCCTCGGCCCAGGAGCTTGAGCCGGGTGCCTATTCCGTCTCGCCCGCGGGGGTCAACATCGTCGTCGTCACCAACAACTTCAGCGGTGGTGACGTCGCGTTCGATCCCACGCTCCCCATCGAAGAGGCCAGATCGCGCATCAACACAACGGTCTTCGCTTACGTCCGATCCCTGAACTTACTCGGCCGGTCCGGAAACGTGGGCATCGTCGCGCCTTATTCGATCGGCCACCTGGAGGGTCTCTATCTCGGCCAGTTCACCGAAGTGGACCGCTCCGGGTTTCGCGATCCGATCGTACGTTTCGCAGTCAACCTCGTAGGCGCACCCGCGATGAGCTTGAAGGAGTTCGCGACCTATCGGCAAAAGACCAACATAGGCGTCAGCTTGGTGGCGGTGATGCCCCTCGGCGAGTACGACACGTCCAAGCTCATCAACCTCGGATCCAATCGCTGGTCGTTCAAGCCCGAAGTGGGCCTATCTCAGGCGGTTGGGCGCTGGACCTTCGAGCTCTACGCGGGTGTGTGGC carries:
- a CDS encoding transporter, translating into MRPLTFGFIAVSTLSLEASAQELEPGAYSVSPAGVNIVVVTNNFSGGDVAFDPTLPIEEARSRINTTVFAYVRSLNLLGRSGNVGIVAPYSIGHLEGLYLGQFTEVDRSGFRDPIVRFAVNLVGAPAMSLKEFATYRQKTNIGVSLVAVMPLGEYDTSKLINLGSNRWSFKPEVGLSQAVGRWTFELYAGVWLFTDNKSFFGAKLREQDPIGSAQIHVLRTFKPRLWAAFDANFYAGGRTTVDGRLNLDLQRNSRVGGTLSLPLNPRQSLKFSYSRGAYTTIGADFHALVAAYQYLWGAGL
- a CDS encoding M24 family metallopeptidase gives rise to the protein MTTRRDFLKASGAVAAGAALNASCQSSPEPGSSGAQAAPAASSDMLAGRPEHPRPATFDRLPLEWHQATVKRLQERLGELGLDGILITDRWNIIYYTGLFHTTTERPFACFIPTGELAVHWFYPGLDLELVRSWWHTDGDYYYDFPHAEGGYPDQGKVVTTEPVDLLKWRLDGLARRGFGEKKIGLSEPPTVATMERMTEILPKATFVDASDVCIKMRRVKTPEELSLSQRAYDYFSQIHAWTRDYILEHGTDLTDFRIRMAAMEYGTDLIMRDVERDGRPHTAVGIDIGIGCRTGVATAYPHPNQFHHQKVKKGDSLQVSGVVKIGGCGGELYCPYQIAPWNAEWEKVWEVMAEGSRMQIALSKAGTPCQDIAKAVHEFQLANGMQKYLYQRVAHGEGMEGHQEPYIALGDTTVLEENMTFSMEPGLFNPEGGYGYNPSDNVVVGTESGWVQGSVPNLTKEWALLEL